The genome window GTCACCGATCCCGCCGCATGGCCCAGCATCGCGGCGATCGTGCTTTCGGTGAAGCCAAGATCACCGGCCACGCTGGCGTAGGAATGCCGAAGGGTGTGCGGGGTTATGCCTTCCAGCTCAGCGCGCTTCACAATCCGACGCCATGCGCCCGGCATCCCGCCGAATGCGCCTTCGCCGCGAAGGGCAGTCAGCACGAAGGGGTTTTCCTTTCCCCGCTCTATCGTCGCCAGCACGTCGAACACTGGCCTTCCGATCGGGCGGACGGATGCACCTTCCTTCGAATCTTCGAGACGGAAGCACCCGCCTTCGTCATCGACTTCCGACCATTTCAGGTTTTCGACTTCGCCGAGGCGGCAGCCGGTGAGGGCAAGCAACCATGCGCCCTTGATCCCTTGTGCGGTTTCCGCGTCGGCCTCGGCAGCGGCCAGCGCCTCCCCAAGCGCCTTGTATTCGTCGGCGGTCAATCGCCGCTGGCGTCGGTTATCGGCGGGACGCTTCACGCCGGTCGCGGGATTGAACGGGATCACGCCTTCCGACACGGCGAAGGACAGGATGCCGCCGAGAAGGCCAGCGGTGCGGGCTGCCGTGCCAGTGCCGCCTTCCACGATCGCCTTGCCGCGCTTGCGCTCGGTCTTCTCCACCACCGCCGTCTTGCCGCTGGCAACGTCTCGAATGAACCGGGCAACGTCCGCCTGGGTCATGTCGCGCACAAGCTTGTTGCCCAGCAGCGGGCGGATATGGCGATCGATCCTGCCGCGATCGGTGTAGAGCGTGGAAGCCTTCTTTGCCTTCCCACCCTTGCCCATGATCAAGCCGCGCTCGGCAGCCTGAAGGTAATTGTCGCAGAGCTGCGACACGGTGAGCGATTTGCGGCGCGTCACCCGATCCTCTTGCGGGTCTTCGCCGCGCGCCACGTCGCCGAGGATGCCTTTGGCTTCCTTCCTGGCCTCTTCCACCGTCAACGGGCCGTGCGTTCCAACCTTCACGCGCCGGGTGCGGACGCCAGCGCGGTATTGCGCCACATAGACCTTCCGGCCAGTCGGCCACACCCGCACACCGAAGCCGGGAAGCTCATCATCCCATTCGAAATAGTCGCTCGATTTCGGTTCAAGGCCATCGATCAGCCTCTTTGTGAGCTTCGCCAAAATCGGCCTCCTAAACGCTACAGGAAGCATATAGGAAGCAGCAGGAAGCAAATGCGGGTAATTTCGCGCGCAACCGATGCCTTTCCATATGCCTGGAAATTGCAGCGATCATAATAGTCTAGCGATGCCGGGTAAACAGCAGGAAGCAGCGGAAAAGCACAACAACGCGCCCTCCGAAGGCAGAGGTCACAGGTTCGAATCCTGTCGGGTGCGCCATCTCACATTTTTTGATATTTTCCCGAAAAAAGCTAAACGGAACAGTTAGTTGCGGGGTTCGAAAACCCTGATTTCGTTGATAGGCTAATCGCTCCGAAAACGTCAATTTTAGCACTGTTCTCCGGTCGGCTAAGCGCTCTGAAACCCATAATTTCCAAGGGTTTGAGAGGAACCCCATAGCGAGTTCGAACATTTCCTCGAAGGTGCGCTTCGGCGCTGCTGCTATTGCGCGTTTTTCTGCGGCGATCAGCTTTTCCCGTTCGAGTTTCGCAATTTTCTGCTCATATGCTTTGACCGCTGTCGGACTTTCAGAATCGACGATGCGGTCCACAAGCTGTTCGATCTGTTTGTCCGCTTTTGCGATATCGCGCTCTAACGCCAGCTTCAGTTCTTCGGAGCGCGTGCGCTGCATTTCCCAACCACGCTTGAACATGTCCGCAATCATGTTGAACAGGTATGGTTTTGGTTGGAGGCTTTGCAGCATCGTTTCAAATTCGCTTTCCAGCTTGTCGCGTGGAATCGATTTGCCGCGGCTGTCACATGCGCGATTGTAGCAAAGATAATAGGGATGGCGCTTGCCGGTCTTGCTCTTGGAATAGCAGGCGGTCAAGGGTTTGTGGCAATCGCCGCATGTTACGAAACCGCGCAGCGGAAAGTCTTCGTTGATGTCCTTGCGCGCAGGCGCTCGCGCATTGCCTTTGAGGCGCTCCTGGATTTTCACGAACGTCTCGAAAGACACCAGACCTTCATGCTTAGCCTCTCGCAAGGAAACATTCCATTTCGGTGCTTCCAGATAACCGGCATAAACAGGCCGTGTCAGGATGTCGGTAATGCGCTGGTTGCGGATTTGTCCATCGGGCAGGTCTTTGGGGAAATCAGGCTGGCTTTCAAGAAAGCGCTTTACCTCGACCTGTGTGTCGAAACGGCCCGATGCGTATCCCTCCAACGCCTCCTGCAGAATCGAGGCTTGCGGCTCATCGCGCACCAAAAGCTTACCGTGACCACTTTGCTTTTCATATCGGTAACCGACAGGGGATTGAAATACCCAGTAGCCGTTCATGGAACGTGCACGCATGCGGTTGATGGTTTGTTCGGCGTTCTTGCGGCTTTGATGTTGCGATACGGAAGCTAGGATATATTCGTGCAGTTCGCCGTCTGCATCATCGCGCAGTTCGACGGAAGGCGATTCCAGGATGCCTCCTGCGGCGGCGATGGACTGGCGCAGGTCGAAATGGACACGCACATTACGAGCGAAGCGTGAAATATCGTCGATGATGACGACATGGGGATTTTTACGGTTTGACTTCAGATATGAGAGCATGGCCGTGAAGCCGGGCCGGTTGGCGCTTTGGCCAGTAAGGTCGTCGGTAAAGACCTGCACCACGTCATAGCCCTTGTAGCGCGCAAATTCGCGGCACCGCGTTTCCTGCGAACCGAGGCCGTCGCCGCGTTTTGTTTGTGCCTTGGATGACACGCGGCAATAGATCAGCGCGTCAGTGATATTGTGGCTGTGGCCGTCTTCATATCTCATTGCGGCA of Stappia sp. ES.058 contains these proteins:
- a CDS encoding site-specific integrase, yielding MAKLTKRLIDGLEPKSSDYFEWDDELPGFGVRVWPTGRKVYVAQYRAGVRTRRVKVGTHGPLTVEEARKEAKGILGDVARGEDPQEDRVTRRKSLTVSQLCDNYLQAAERGLIMGKGGKAKKASTLYTDRGRIDRHIRPLLGNKLVRDMTQADVARFIRDVASGKTAVVEKTERKRGKAIVEGGTGTAARTAGLLGGILSFAVSEGVIPFNPATGVKRPADNRRQRRLTADEYKALGEALAAAEADAETAQGIKGAWLLALTGCRLGEVENLKWSEVDDEGGCFRLEDSKEGASVRPIGRPVFDVLATIERGKENPFVLTALRGEGAFGGMPGAWRRIVKRAELEGITPHTLRHSYASVAGDLGFTESTIAAMLGHAAGSVTSRYVHHLDSVLIAAADKVARTIHGMMTGAEGKVVQLPNRKRNA
- a CDS encoding recombinase family protein, whose amino-acid sequence is MRYEDGHSHNITDALIYCRVSSKAQTKRGDGLGSQETRCREFARYKGYDVVQVFTDDLTGQSANRPGFTAMLSYLKSNRKNPHVVIIDDISRFARNVRVHFDLRQSIAAAGGILESPSVELRDDADGELHEYILASVSQHQSRKNAEQTINRMRARSMNGYWVFQSPVGYRYEKQSGHGKLLVRDEPQASILQEALEGYASGRFDTQVEVKRFLESQPDFPKDLPDGQIRNQRITDILTRPVYAGYLEAPKWNVSLREAKHEGLVSFETFVKIQERLKGNARAPARKDINEDFPLRGFVTCGDCHKPLTACYSKSKTGKRHPYYLCYNRACDSRGKSIPRDKLESEFETMLQSLQPKPYLFNMIADMFKRGWEMQRTRSEELKLALERDIAKADKQIEQLVDRIVDSESPTAVKAYEQKIAKLEREKLIAAEKRAIAAAPKRTFEEMFELAMGFLSNPWKLWVSERLADRRTVLKLTFSERLAYQRNQGFRTPQLTVPFSFFRENIKKCEMAHPTGFEPVTSAFGGRVVVLFRCFLLFTRHR